ATAATGTAGTTTCACTTACTTTAATCAAACAGATGATCATCCAACTCCTTGAAAGTCCAGCTTGTACTTCTTCAAAATTGGTGCCATCAAGCTTGTTTCAACTTTGGACAACCATAAACACTGGTTTTTTCTTCTGACATACGAATACCACAGCCAAGGCTAACCAGCTCCGGTAGGTAGGCAAGTATGAGTTTTCTCCACGCCTTCACAATCCTCAACAACAAGCTCCTCCAGGCTGGCAAGACATAGAAGCATTGATTCCCAAAATATGAATCGTagcttcgggcatgtcttgatcATAAGATATTTAAGAGCTTCAAAGTTTTTCGCCTTGAAGATTCTGTTCAATCTACTTGCTTGCGACAGTGGCTTCCAAATTTGCCTCAACTCCCATATAAAGTAGATTCCCAGATACTCTAGACATGGAAATGCACCTCTAGCATTTTTCTCATCCAAAATCGCCTGCATTTTTGGACACTCTCGTACGATACAGAATTTCATGGACCGAAAACTAGAAATGTCGAATTCAGACAAGCTCCGGATATCAGTGTGGTGATCCAAGTAGAATGCTGTGGCACGGGTGATAACACTTTTAATTAATGAGGATGTCTTATCGGCATTAACATACCTCAAGCATCTCTCATGTTGACTGAACAGCGATTCCACGTCATCAGGGACCCGAGATACAATTCGCTTTACATCTTGGCCAACAGCAAAATCAAACTTACTTAAGCTCTGGTTATTCCATGAAGAGCTCGTTTCAATGAAATTTTCAAACATTTCTATTTCTGGAAAGTAGAAATAAAGGGAACTCAACATCTCCAGCTTGCTGATATCATTTACTATGCAGGCAACAGCTTCTGTCCATCGGTGATCTTCAGGGTGCACGCTAATGCTTAACGATGTTATTCCTTCCATCTCTGATAGAAAACTGGGAGAAACCAATTGACATGGCAAAAGCTCGTATTCACTTTCATCATCCGGTCCATAGAAGGATAGGTGCATTCTCTTCATATGATCAAGCTGACTGATTTCAGCGGGGAGGTCGTAGAGCTCAGTGCCGGAAAGATCAAGTACCTCCATTTTCTTGAGGTCTCCTATTTCAGGCGGAAGTTTTTCAATACAAATGCAGTTCCTGAACAACAAAACTTTAAGCTTCGAAAGCTTGAAAAGTGAACTAGGTAATATCCTGATTTTGGTATCTGATAAGTCTAGAAAACGCAACTCTCGCATGTTGTCAAAAAAACAAGGGATGAATGAGAGTCAAACGTTTGTTTCTCTGTAGGAACAGTACCAATGAATCAGGGTAGTCTGGCTTTAGAGGTAGCTCATGCAAGTGTTGCTCTACCGAATTAAGCACGGCATTCAGTGGGGAATTGTTATGTGGTGA
This DNA window, taken from Salvia splendens isolate huo1 chromosome 18, SspV2, whole genome shotgun sequence, encodes the following:
- the LOC121777461 gene encoding putative disease resistance protein At4g19050 isoform X1 encodes the protein MRELRFLDLSDTKIRILPSSLFKLSKLKVLLFRNCICIEKLPPEIGDLKKMEVLDLSGTELYDLPAEISQLDHMKRMHLSFYGPDDESEYELLPCQLVSPSFLSEMEGITSLSISVHPEDHRWTEAVACIVNDISKLEMLSSLYFYFPEIEMFENFIETSSSWNNQSLSKFDFAVGQDVKRIVSRVPDDVESLFSQHERCLRYVNADKTSSLIKSVITRATAFYLDHHTDIRSLSEFDISSFRSMKFCIVRECPKMQAILDEKNARGAFPCLEYLGIYFIWELRQIWKPLSQASRLNRIFKAKNFEALKYLMIKTCPKLRFIFWESMLLCLASLEELVVEDCEGVEKTHTCLPTGAG
- the LOC121777461 gene encoding uncharacterized protein LOC121777461 isoform X2; the protein is MEVLDLSGTELYDLPAEISQLDHMKRMHLSFYGPDDESEYELLPCQLVSPSFLSEMEGITSLSISVHPEDHRWTEAVACIVNDISKLEMLSSLYFYFPEIEMFENFIETSSSWNNQSLSKFDFAVGQDVKRIVSRVPDDVESLFSQHERCLRYVNADKTSSLIKSVITRATAFYLDHHTDIRSLSEFDISSFRSMKFCIVRECPKMQAILDEKNARGAFPCLEYLGIYFIWELRQIWKPLSQASRLNRIFKAKNFEALKYLMIKTCPKLRFIFWESMLLCLASLEELVVEDCEGVEKTHTCLPTGAG